One genomic window of Arachis hypogaea cultivar Tifrunner chromosome 8, arahy.Tifrunner.gnm2.J5K5, whole genome shotgun sequence includes the following:
- the LOC112708320 gene encoding protein RKD4-like, whose product MEFFNNELDSFSNDIDKIMGISPMDDFDDWAPLLTYKSTQKLFLTDLPEVDNDFDDLPPLDDFKKEREEEDQEHKQLLQLVPSSSTIKNKKSELEYDEIKKHFHLPITEAASKMNIGLTLLKRRCRELSIKRWPHRKIKSLHLLIQTLKETGLDNEVEMLEEEINMLKQVPETEITQETKKLRQAYFKANYKRRKLLASNSS is encoded by the exons ATGGAGTTCTTTAATAACGAACTCGATTCTTTCTCTAACGACATCGACAA AATAATGGGGATTTCACCTATGGATGATTTCGACGATTGGGCGCCATTGTTAACCTACAAAAGCACGCAGAAGCTTTTCTTGACCGACTTGCCAGAAGTGGATAACGACTTCGACGACCTTCCACCTTTGGACGATTTCAAGAAAGAGCGCGAGGAAGAGGATCAAGAACACAAGCAGTTACTACAACTTGTTCCGAGTAGTAGTACGATTAAGAACAAGAAGAGTGAGTTGGAATACGATGAGATTAAGAAACACTTCCATTTGCCAATCACAGAAGCTGCTAGTAAGATGAACATTGGTTTGACATTGTTGAAGAGAAGGTGCAGAGAACTCAGCATCAAGCGTTGGCCTCATAGGAAAATCAAGAGCTTGCATTTACTCATACAAACTCTCAag GAGACAGGTTTGGACAATGAAGTTGAAATGTTGGAGGAAGAAATAAACATGTTGAAGCAAGTTCCAGAGACGGAAATCACACAAGAGACCAAGAAACTAAGGCAGGCTTATTTTAAAGCCAATTACAAAAGGAGGAAACTTTTGGCCTCTAACTCttcttga